In Leptospira harrisiae, a genomic segment contains:
- a CDS encoding response regulator, whose amino-acid sequence MEIVTENKNTKSAILFVDDESIILMSMKSQVKQHFGEQFKYLTADSAIEAWDLLQELEEEGKSVSVIITDWSMPGMNGDEFLRKVHKSYPNIEKVIITGFADQKSVDNLNSEIGPIACLKKPWDEEELISTISQAIHD is encoded by the coding sequence GTGGAAATTGTGACTGAGAATAAAAATACAAAAAGTGCCATTCTTTTTGTAGATGATGAATCTATAATATTAATGAGTATGAAATCACAAGTGAAACAACATTTTGGTGAACAATTTAAATACCTAACTGCCGACAGTGCAATAGAAGCTTGGGATTTGCTTCAAGAATTAGAAGAAGAAGGAAAGTCTGTTTCTGTAATCATTACTGATTGGTCCATGCCAGGAATGAATGGAGATGAATTTTTAAGAAAAGTACATAAATCCTATCCCAATATAGAAAAAGTTATCATTACTGGATTTGCTGATCAAAAATCTGTTGATAATTTAAATTCGGAAATTGGACCCATTGCTTGTTTGAAAAAACCTTGGGATGAAGAAGAACTCATCTCCACAATCTCACAAGCCATTCATGACTGA
- a CDS encoding PAS domain S-box protein, with protein sequence MDSTIGKGDAKEIGKPVERSLSADEKFVEAELLTTIMNVSSTAMMVLNPLGQIRYANPASESVLGIKLNDILARTYDAPEWKNSSLDGGPWREEDQPFTILLNTKKPVTDIRHSIEDTFGNKKYLSINGSPVFDKNGELTFLVFLITDITENVLKQKALEYNEIKYRTITELSLSMVYDLDIKTGENHWGGAIQEITGYSTEEYQKVGYEEWADAIHPDDREETLQAFEDSLTNRQKFTIEYRYRVKSGVYIYIEDNGIFLYNREGEAYRMFGAMINRTKQKEANIALKESESRLVMALDAAKMGIWSWDIEARTIYWSPQTYSIYGFPGENFDVTVEKFLELTFKDDLELLSKETTLLMEDQNRSAYRIRNRINHPDGKIHWIEAIGKLTRNKEGKATILQGTVLDITEIKLSEEALRKSDERFETFYQFSTEAFLIFDENGLNVKDSNSAFQRLFGFDLAEVPYLKVRNLLTTESLRKIRNTISTNKSDPLEIICKKSNGDLFPALVSVKRFSYKETNSIAYSIFDLSPLKEVEELRLINSEIRDKNKLIEKQKLELELALENLKRTQDQLIQSEKLAALGQLIAGIAHEINNPIGAVKASNQNMLDWQKRYGLASQLFREAILSVPIPEQKIVKTILANLDQPIEFYTGKEERLRKKKNKEVFLAYGFDLGCAEEFAEVWVELGIGEIDPSYLPLFKSHYIKVFIDYLSLEIQFRRNTRSIQLAVDRISKIMYALKNFSRFDVNGKKNKASIPETIETVLTIYQNQLKRGINLKKDYESVAPIECYPDDLLHVWTNLIYNSLQAMSFVGNLEISVKDHGEDILVSLKDSGPGIPKEIQGKIFEPFFTTKAPGEGSGLGLDIVNKIVNRHGGRIDLSSVPGETIFNIYLPKQSQS encoded by the coding sequence GTGGATTCTACGATTGGAAAGGGAGACGCAAAGGAAATAGGGAAACCGGTAGAACGTAGTCTTTCTGCTGATGAAAAGTTTGTCGAAGCTGAACTTTTGACAACCATAATGAATGTCAGTTCCACAGCGATGATGGTACTCAATCCATTGGGACAGATTCGGTATGCAAACCCTGCATCCGAGTCTGTTCTTGGAATCAAACTCAATGATATTTTAGCCAGAACCTATGATGCCCCCGAATGGAAAAATTCTTCTTTGGATGGTGGACCTTGGCGAGAAGAAGACCAACCTTTCACCATTCTTTTAAATACTAAAAAACCAGTCACAGACATTCGACATTCAATTGAGGATACTTTTGGAAACAAAAAATATCTTTCGATCAATGGTTCTCCCGTTTTCGATAAAAATGGGGAACTTACTTTCCTAGTATTTCTCATTACAGACATCACAGAAAATGTTCTAAAACAAAAAGCTTTAGAATACAATGAAATCAAATATCGAACTATCACCGAACTTTCGTTAAGTATGGTTTATGATTTGGATATCAAAACAGGAGAAAATCATTGGGGAGGCGCGATTCAAGAAATCACTGGTTATTCAACAGAAGAATACCAAAAAGTAGGTTATGAAGAATGGGCAGATGCGATCCATCCGGATGATCGAGAAGAGACTCTCCAAGCATTTGAGGATTCGTTGACGAACCGTCAAAAATTTACAATAGAATACAGATACCGAGTCAAATCTGGCGTTTATATTTACATTGAAGATAATGGTATTTTCCTTTATAATCGAGAAGGAGAAGCCTATCGAATGTTTGGTGCAATGATTAACAGAACCAAACAAAAGGAAGCAAACATTGCTCTTAAGGAATCGGAATCTCGGTTGGTGATGGCTCTTGATGCAGCAAAAATGGGAATCTGGAGTTGGGATATTGAGGCAAGGACGATTTATTGGTCTCCGCAAACCTACAGTATTTATGGATTTCCTGGTGAAAACTTTGACGTAACTGTTGAAAAATTTTTAGAACTTACATTCAAGGATGACTTAGAGTTATTATCAAAAGAAACAACACTCTTAATGGAAGACCAAAATCGTTCTGCATACCGAATCCGGAACCGAATCAATCATCCTGATGGAAAAATTCATTGGATTGAAGCGATAGGCAAACTAACTCGAAATAAAGAAGGTAAAGCTACCATTTTACAAGGAACAGTTTTAGATATTACGGAGATTAAACTCAGTGAAGAAGCCCTTCGTAAATCGGATGAAAGGTTTGAAACGTTTTATCAATTTTCAACAGAAGCATTTTTGATTTTTGATGAAAATGGATTGAATGTAAAAGATTCTAATTCTGCATTTCAACGTTTGTTTGGGTTTGACCTAGCGGAAGTTCCCTATTTGAAGGTGCGAAACCTTTTAACAACTGAATCACTTAGAAAAATTCGAAATACAATTTCCACCAACAAATCAGACCCTTTAGAAATTATATGCAAAAAAAGTAATGGAGATTTATTTCCTGCATTAGTTTCGGTAAAACGTTTTTCATATAAAGAAACAAACTCAATAGCTTATAGTATTTTTGATTTAAGTCCGTTGAAAGAAGTAGAAGAATTACGCCTTATCAATTCTGAGATAAGAGATAAAAACAAACTGATCGAAAAACAGAAGTTAGAGTTGGAATTGGCCCTTGAAAATCTAAAACGGACACAGGACCAATTGATCCAATCAGAAAAGTTAGCAGCCCTCGGCCAATTAATTGCAGGGATAGCTCACGAAATCAATAATCCCATTGGAGCTGTCAAAGCTTCGAACCAGAATATGTTGGATTGGCAAAAACGGTATGGATTGGCTTCACAACTATTTCGTGAAGCTATACTTTCTGTACCGATACCGGAGCAAAAAATAGTTAAAACAATCTTAGCAAACTTAGACCAACCAATCGAATTTTATACTGGGAAAGAAGAACGACTAAGAAAAAAGAAAAACAAAGAAGTGTTTTTGGCTTATGGATTTGATTTAGGTTGTGCAGAAGAATTTGCCGAAGTTTGGGTGGAATTAGGTATTGGTGAAATTGATCCAAGTTATTTGCCTTTATTCAAATCTCATTATATCAAAGTTTTTATAGATTATTTATCATTAGAAATCCAATTCCGAAGGAACACTCGTTCCATCCAATTGGCTGTTGACAGAATTTCTAAAATTATGTATGCCCTTAAGAATTTTTCTAGGTTTGATGTGAATGGTAAAAAAAATAAAGCATCCATCCCTGAAACGATAGAAACTGTTCTTACGATTTACCAAAATCAATTAAAACGTGGGATCAACTTAAAAAAAGATTATGAGTCAGTGGCACCAATCGAGTGTTATCCTGATGATTTATTGCATGTTTGGACAAATTTAATTTATAACTCACTACAAGCTATGTCTTTTGTTGGAAATTTGGAGATCTCAGTCAAAGATCATGGAGAAGATATTTTGGTTTCCTTAAAGGATTCGGGTCCGGGTATTCCAAAGGAGATCCAAGGAAAAATTTTTGAACCATTTTTTACTACCAAAGCACCGGGAGAAGGGAGTGGACTTGGGCTTGATATAGTCAATAAAATTGTCAACAGGCATGGAGGACGAATCGATCTTTCATCTGTTCCCGGCGAAACAATATTTAATATTTATCTTCCAAAACAAAGTCAGTCATGA
- a CDS encoding SDR family NAD(P)-dependent oxidoreductase, which translates to MELKNKRIVITGAGSGIGKETMLQVLKYEGVKVLACDLNEKNILIHPNVIPYKCDVSKKENLDKLVKDADKKLGGIDIFYANAGFAYYEVIPNPDWDRIDRIYSTNVFSPLYCLITLNHTRKEPFLFIVTASAMSHLALPGYALYSSTKAAVRSFIDAFRFELKPGNRVMVVYPIATRTQFFDAAGKKVPVPFPSQSPETVAKKVVRGIESNAKEVYPSLLFRFIQVLDRFLFFILPIYQKIEASKLDSLKK; encoded by the coding sequence ATGGAACTAAAAAACAAAAGAATTGTGATTACCGGCGCAGGTTCCGGAATCGGAAAAGAGACCATGTTGCAAGTGTTAAAGTATGAAGGGGTTAAGGTTCTTGCCTGCGACTTAAATGAAAAGAACATTCTCATCCATCCAAACGTAATTCCTTATAAATGCGACGTATCCAAAAAAGAAAATTTGGATAAATTAGTGAAAGACGCAGATAAAAAACTTGGTGGGATCGATATTTTTTATGCAAATGCTGGTTTTGCTTACTACGAAGTGATCCCTAATCCTGATTGGGATCGAATTGACAGGATCTATTCTACAAATGTGTTTTCGCCTTTGTATTGTTTAATCACACTTAATCATACAAGAAAAGAACCATTTTTGTTCATTGTCACTGCATCGGCTATGAGCCATTTGGCATTGCCAGGTTATGCTCTTTATTCCTCCACAAAAGCTGCGGTTCGTTCGTTTATCGATGCGTTCCGATTTGAATTGAAACCAGGAAACCGAGTGATGGTGGTGTATCCGATTGCAACAAGAACGCAGTTCTTTGATGCAGCGGGGAAAAAAGTACCAGTTCCTTTCCCAAGCCAGTCACCTGAGACTGTTGCAAAGAAAGTAGTGAGAGGGATTGAATCCAATGCAAAAGAGGTTTATCCATCTCTTCTTTTTCGATTCATCCAGGTTTTGGACCGGTTTTTGTTTTTCATTCTGCCAATTTACCAAAAAATCGAAGCCTCTAAATTGGATTCTTTAAAAAAATAA
- a CDS encoding SpoIIE family protein phosphatase yields the protein MSSIFDRIFKFFYKYISYSFAIVFFSLQGAFFGAFYAYFFGSALIPEFTAENHPEVVLVFLVTTALAAVGHSIEFGILSPIGYLGLRSDTKKLNANLKPNETIRHKDILELENLLNSIIDFPKENMYAALRYASFVFISVSITYVLYHYPLYELALILIGWLAAVFVYGGFSYIISDYFTGAKRVEIKKILSYRDITIHKNHGIMSLKGKFIFLLILILLSLTILAVFISFENASLIKISAFITMTFFEAVILIFMFFQSINLTLEQINESANSLASGGRGALPILSIDKEFIRFAENFEKATREVGRIRENLTELVEAKTSELRNSLETVETLKKQQDGDYFLTSLLIKPLSLNKTLGSNVKTDFLIKQKKTFTFHGRENEIGGDICITRTVPLRGKDYTFFLNADAMGKSLQGAGGVLVLGAAVQSILERSLAVQSVKTLYAERWIKNAYQELHHIFESFDCSMLVSMVMGLIDDETGLVYYLNAEHPWSVLFRNQKAEFIKNNSELRKLGTPVKENSLEISTLQLQPGDVMILGSDGRDDIEFDTQAEFRKINHDEELFLHHVEKGNGNLKPIYQSILEMGELTDDLSLMRISFKEHQTLPPRSIRKESYDLMRKARAHIKENQLDQAKENLIEANKINPENQEITRALIRLLVRMKEYKLAAEKCNSYIEEYPGDTDLIYLASFTYKQTKEYGKAIDMGERIRLRNPGHLSNLLRLVQLYLLVGNLPKAEKTLGLTTFLTADSKRVESLRMEIEGFRQKIVD from the coding sequence ATGAGCAGCATTTTTGATCGTATTTTCAAATTCTTCTATAAATATATTTCCTATAGCTTTGCCATTGTCTTTTTTTCTCTCCAAGGTGCCTTTTTCGGAGCCTTTTACGCCTATTTTTTTGGATCAGCCCTTATCCCCGAATTCACTGCCGAAAATCATCCTGAGGTCGTTTTGGTATTTCTCGTCACCACTGCTCTCGCTGCTGTAGGACATAGTATCGAGTTTGGAATCTTGTCCCCTATAGGTTATTTGGGTCTTCGTTCGGATACTAAAAAACTCAATGCAAATCTAAAACCTAACGAAACCATTCGGCATAAAGATATTTTAGAATTGGAGAATCTTTTAAATTCTATTATAGATTTTCCAAAAGAAAATATGTATGCGGCTTTGCGTTATGCATCTTTTGTTTTTATCTCTGTATCCATCACATATGTTCTCTACCATTATCCACTCTATGAATTGGCTCTGATTTTGATTGGTTGGCTTGCTGCCGTTTTTGTTTACGGTGGATTTTCTTATATCATCTCCGATTATTTTACCGGTGCAAAACGAGTGGAGATTAAAAAAATACTTTCTTATCGAGATATCACTATTCACAAAAATCATGGGATCATGAGTTTAAAAGGAAAGTTTATTTTTTTACTCATCCTTATTTTACTTTCGTTAACTATACTTGCGGTTTTTATATCTTTTGAAAATGCAAGTTTAATCAAAATTTCAGCCTTCATTACCATGACTTTTTTTGAAGCTGTGATTCTTATCTTTATGTTTTTCCAATCCATCAACTTAACTTTGGAACAAATCAACGAATCGGCAAATAGTTTGGCAAGTGGTGGAAGGGGGGCACTACCCATCCTTTCCATAGACAAAGAATTCATCCGATTTGCGGAGAACTTTGAAAAAGCCACTAGAGAAGTAGGAAGGATACGAGAAAACTTAACGGAATTAGTCGAAGCAAAAACATCTGAACTTCGCAACAGTTTAGAAACTGTTGAAACTTTAAAAAAACAACAAGATGGAGATTATTTCCTTACTTCCCTACTTATCAAACCACTCAGTTTAAACAAAACTCTTGGTTCCAATGTCAAAACTGATTTTTTAATCAAACAAAAGAAAACCTTCACTTTCCATGGGCGAGAAAACGAAATCGGTGGTGACATTTGTATCACAAGAACCGTTCCCTTACGAGGGAAAGATTATACATTTTTTCTGAATGCGGATGCCATGGGAAAATCTTTGCAGGGAGCCGGCGGAGTCCTTGTTCTCGGTGCTGCAGTCCAATCCATTTTAGAAAGGTCCTTGGCCGTCCAATCAGTCAAAACACTTTATGCAGAGCGATGGATTAAAAATGCTTACCAAGAACTCCACCATATATTTGAAAGTTTCGATTGTTCGATGTTAGTTTCTATGGTGATGGGTCTAATAGACGATGAAACAGGACTAGTTTATTATCTGAACGCTGAACATCCTTGGTCAGTGTTATTTCGTAATCAAAAGGCGGAATTTATAAAAAACAACTCAGAACTTAGAAAACTGGGAACTCCGGTCAAAGAAAACTCATTAGAAATATCCACCTTACAACTGCAACCTGGTGATGTTATGATTCTAGGTTCTGACGGTCGGGATGATATCGAATTTGATACCCAGGCAGAATTTAGAAAAATCAACCATGACGAAGAACTTTTTTTGCATCACGTAGAAAAAGGAAATGGAAACTTAAAACCGATTTACCAATCCATTTTAGAAATGGGGGAACTGACTGATGACTTAAGTTTAATGCGAATATCTTTTAAAGAACACCAAACCCTTCCCCCAAGATCTATTAGGAAAGAATCTTATGATCTGATGCGCAAAGCAAGGGCCCATATCAAAGAAAACCAATTGGACCAAGCAAAAGAAAATTTAATAGAAGCAAACAAAATCAATCCAGAAAACCAAGAAATCACAAGAGCACTCATTCGCCTTTTGGTTCGAATGAAAGAATACAAACTAGCTGCAGAAAAATGTAATTCCTATATCGAGGAATATCCAGGAGACACTGATCTAATATATTTAGCATCGTTTACTTACAAACAAACGAAAGAATATGGTAAGGCTATTGATATGGGAGAAAGGATTCGATTACGTAACCCTGGCCATCTATCGAATCTTTTACGGCTCGTCCAACTTTACCTTTTGGTAGGCAACTTGCCCAAGGCCGAAAAAACATTAGGCCTCACTACATTCCTTACTGCTGACTCCAAAAGAGTAGAAAGTTTGAGAATGGAAATTGAGGGTTTTCGGCAGAAAATTGTTGATTAA
- a CDS encoding DUF1566 domain-containing protein — translation MYHNQLRNLCFFISISMSFSCQNTDFENVCDPKSKGYLDSLVIRFINFDETPHCGVVLKVLPPTYLVCPALIPKPNGSFFLESFETDGNRLSFSSNPALPNGISFSLFSNSLQGIYSGWKANRQSFTITATNPKGSASCTYNPAWMGKLPSKTNVTTCYDGSGNIDPTCTAIPGQDGQFQKGLVKNFVGPSFIATDQITIDFSTGLVWTSCQIGKAGAGCPSVSATTFDLTSAQTECANLNIGSGYANRTDWRVPEIDEYLSTFDYTLANPSIDQVYFPATDSFNFKTNTNYSSGSSAFYPTFIESSIGAGNYTDAHHLRCVSNYIPPKNKRLQNNNDGTVLDLDTSLVWQKCTAGQTNLTTCTGGTDLITDWIGSINYCQSLNLAGKIWRLPNVTELRSLLDFYTNNGVPGFDLTYFPNTASSSYWTSTTGPLPSSPKTNAYVVEFGTSSGGPGAKSNNTTNRTRCVSDF, via the coding sequence ATGTATCATAACCAGTTACGAAATTTATGTTTTTTCATTTCTATTTCTATGTCATTTTCGTGCCAGAATACAGACTTCGAAAATGTCTGCGATCCAAAATCCAAAGGTTATTTGGATAGTCTTGTCATTCGTTTTATCAATTTTGATGAAACTCCCCATTGTGGGGTCGTTTTAAAAGTCCTTCCACCCACCTATTTGGTTTGTCCAGCACTCATCCCCAAACCAAATGGCAGTTTCTTTTTAGAAAGCTTTGAAACTGATGGAAATCGTTTGAGTTTTTCATCAAACCCCGCCTTGCCCAATGGAATTTCTTTTTCCTTATTTTCAAATTCTCTCCAAGGAATTTATTCAGGATGGAAAGCAAATAGACAATCCTTCACCATCACTGCAACCAATCCCAAAGGGAGTGCAAGTTGTACATACAACCCAGCTTGGATGGGAAAACTCCCATCAAAAACCAACGTTACAACCTGTTATGACGGTTCCGGTAATATCGATCCCACCTGCACTGCCATTCCAGGTCAAGATGGGCAATTCCAAAAAGGTTTAGTTAAAAACTTTGTAGGCCCAAGTTTTATCGCGACGGATCAAATCACAATCGACTTTAGCACAGGCCTTGTATGGACCAGTTGCCAAATCGGAAAAGCGGGTGCAGGCTGTCCTAGCGTTAGTGCAACTACCTTTGATCTTACATCAGCCCAAACAGAATGCGCTAATCTCAATATAGGTTCTGGCTATGCGAATCGAACAGATTGGAGAGTTCCCGAAATAGATGAATACCTTAGTACCTTTGATTACACATTAGCAAATCCTTCCATTGACCAGGTTTATTTTCCTGCAACTGATAGTTTTAACTTCAAAACCAATACAAACTATTCCAGTGGCTCAAGCGCATTTTACCCAACATTTATTGAGTCATCCATCGGTGCGGGGAATTATACAGATGCACATCATTTACGTTGTGTTTCCAATTACATTCCACCCAAGAACAAACGACTTCAAAACAACAATGATGGAACAGTTCTTGACCTCGACACATCACTTGTATGGCAAAAGTGTACAGCGGGACAAACAAACCTAACCACTTGTACCGGAGGAACAGACCTAATCACTGATTGGATAGGTTCCATTAATTATTGCCAAAGCCTAAATCTAGCCGGAAAAATTTGGCGCCTTCCCAATGTAACGGAGCTAAGAAGTCTTCTCGATTTTTATACAAATAATGGTGTACCTGGTTTTGATTTGACCTACTTTCCAAATACTGCTTCCTCAAGCTACTGGACATCAACTACCGGTCCGCTACCTTCATCACCAAAAACAAATGCATATGTTGTCGAATTTGGAACTTCCAGCGGTGGTCCAGGTGCCAAATCAAACAATACCACCAATCGCACTCGTTGTGTTTCGGATTTTTAA
- a CDS encoding WD40 repeat domain-containing protein: MNRSFLPFLALSFLFACAEPKADNLCDADDNFFLPNILYRLIVKDKSNQCGYRVFPKLPACQLEYEETHLAENWPQVKAEMETQFSLGSFGPETLFQYRPETVAFVTGNGTTAFQGALNAPNGEVYFLPYDSNMFLSINPFSKTYTNAGTSAGGVEFIGGSLGPSGKIYLAPHVSSSFLSLDTTNNNLKMTIGNQTMVSAAYNGAIYAPNGKIYYVPSSETIIRYYDTNTGKIGSVATPTSGGFSSAVLTPEGKIYFIPFTSTTMYILDIQNDSVTPHPYVFPGSNAYISGVLTPNGRIYMIPYNTIPLIYLETDSGKIVTVSNIPGASGSNLFNGAVLAPNGKIYPVPSDNYSNFISINTLDHTISTLFPKPGSSYRGGAIGPNGEIYLAPHGANRFDVIFTNSIGKFCNSLRLSPYWNKL, from the coding sequence ATGAACCGTTCCTTTCTGCCGTTTCTTGCCCTTTCCTTTCTTTTCGCATGTGCCGAACCAAAGGCAGACAATCTTTGCGATGCAGACGATAACTTTTTTCTACCGAATATTCTCTACAGGCTGATCGTAAAAGACAAAAGTAACCAGTGTGGTTATAGAGTGTTTCCCAAACTACCTGCATGCCAATTGGAATACGAAGAAACCCATCTAGCAGAAAATTGGCCTCAAGTCAAAGCGGAGATGGAAACTCAATTTTCCCTTGGTTCCTTTGGCCCAGAAACCCTATTCCAATATAGACCAGAAACAGTAGCGTTTGTTACTGGAAATGGTACGACTGCGTTTCAAGGTGCACTCAATGCTCCCAATGGAGAGGTTTACTTTCTCCCATATGATTCTAATATGTTTTTATCAATCAATCCGTTTTCTAAAACTTATACGAATGCGGGAACATCAGCCGGTGGTGTGGAGTTTATAGGGGGATCTCTCGGACCATCCGGAAAAATTTATTTAGCTCCCCATGTTTCCAGTTCTTTTCTTTCATTAGATACGACAAATAACAACCTAAAGATGACGATTGGTAACCAAACCATGGTTAGTGCTGCATATAACGGAGCTATCTATGCGCCGAATGGAAAGATCTACTATGTTCCGAGTTCAGAAACAATCATTCGTTATTACGATACAAATACTGGCAAAATTGGATCGGTGGCAACACCAACCTCGGGAGGATTTTCTTCTGCGGTTCTTACGCCCGAAGGAAAAATTTATTTTATCCCTTTTACCTCAACCACCATGTACATTTTAGATATTCAGAATGATTCTGTAACCCCCCACCCTTATGTGTTTCCGGGAAGTAATGCTTATATTTCTGGCGTCTTAACTCCCAATGGAAGAATTTATATGATTCCCTATAATACAATCCCCCTCATATATTTGGAAACAGACTCTGGGAAAATTGTCACTGTTTCCAATATTCCTGGAGCGTCAGGATCCAATTTGTTTAATGGAGCAGTGCTTGCTCCCAACGGAAAAATCTACCCTGTCCCTAGTGACAATTATTCAAACTTTATCTCCATCAACACCCTGGACCATACAATCTCTACACTCTTTCCAAAACCTGGATCATCCTACCGCGGGGGAGCTATTGGGCCCAATGGAGAAATTTATTTAGCACCTCATGGAGCCAATCGTTTTGATGTGATCTTTACCAATTCCATAGGAAAGTTCTGCAATTCCCTAAGGCTTTCCCCATACTGGAACAAATTATAA
- a CDS encoding PAS domain-containing sensor histidine kinase: MEPFNQTDPTSFVLFADSLPLGVFLFESPTELLSLESKLLYANPQAKTLLHWETEASGPPNLKEIFFPFGNDIFLAETLLSLQQEKSNSIYLDAENPKNETSKSQKIYSLRAQQISNHMFYILLEDTTKQKINGISIHQKESQLKHVIKTMINGVVVVNVQGQIIYANDSAAKILSLEIDQIQNKYFASKEWKQIRADGTPFPEEELPLSIALKRQKTVYHQEHGIIAEGETIKWLNINATPIYDAEGKLEGATASFLDITELKNTQNTIELKNKKLKAILDAIERSAIVSIADTKGVILRANQKFIKISGYSEKELLGSDHRKLNSKFHPKDFWEKMWKDILSGQPWEGIIRNQSKHGNFFWLQTYIHPLYDSNEKIESFLSIRFDITEEVEALENTNRMLHFTGIQNSRLQNFAYIVSHNIRQHSSNFTSLIDLLEENPSEEERKNIVNMLHASSEKLNETITHLNDIISINQMLNKPMETCTIEEEVQKTLNILKGSIESRNIQISVEIEENLELTIIPAYLESILLNLVSNAIKYVRLKDGAFIRIYAKKIDGQVHLRVEDNGLGINLEKHGNKIFGMFKTFHKNEDARGIGLFITKSQVEVLGGTISVESEEGKGSTFTVSIPENPNKAIHI, encoded by the coding sequence ATGGAACCATTCAACCAAACTGATCCCACCTCCTTTGTTCTGTTTGCTGACAGTTTACCTTTGGGAGTATTTCTATTCGAATCTCCGACAGAACTATTATCATTAGAAAGTAAATTGCTTTATGCAAATCCGCAGGCAAAAACTCTTTTACATTGGGAAACAGAGGCAAGCGGACCGCCTAACCTAAAGGAAATTTTTTTTCCATTCGGGAACGATATTTTTTTGGCAGAAACTCTTTTATCCTTACAACAGGAGAAATCCAATTCTATTTATTTGGATGCAGAGAATCCGAAAAACGAAACTTCAAAATCTCAAAAGATATACTCCTTGCGAGCACAACAAATTTCGAACCATATGTTTTATATTCTTTTAGAAGACACCACAAAACAAAAGATAAATGGTATATCGATTCATCAAAAGGAATCTCAACTAAAACACGTAATCAAAACAATGATCAATGGTGTCGTTGTGGTAAACGTGCAAGGGCAAATTATTTATGCAAACGATAGTGCTGCCAAAATTCTCTCTTTAGAAATTGACCAAATTCAAAACAAATACTTTGCCTCAAAAGAATGGAAACAAATCCGTGCAGATGGAACTCCCTTTCCAGAAGAGGAACTACCATTATCCATTGCCTTAAAAAGACAAAAAACCGTTTATCATCAAGAACATGGGATTATTGCCGAAGGAGAAACCATCAAATGGTTAAACATCAATGCAACTCCAATTTATGATGCAGAAGGTAAACTAGAAGGTGCGACTGCAAGTTTTCTTGACATTACTGAGCTAAAAAACACCCAAAACACAATTGAATTAAAAAACAAAAAATTAAAAGCGATTCTCGATGCCATCGAGCGATCCGCTATAGTGAGTATTGCTGATACCAAAGGTGTCATCCTTAGGGCAAACCAAAAGTTTATCAAAATTTCCGGATACTCCGAAAAAGAATTGTTAGGTTCTGACCACAGGAAACTCAATTCAAAATTTCATCCAAAAGATTTTTGGGAAAAAATGTGGAAGGACATTCTGTCAGGCCAACCTTGGGAAGGAATCATTCGAAACCAATCTAAACACGGAAATTTTTTCTGGTTACAAACGTACATCCATCCGCTTTATGATTCCAATGAAAAAATAGAATCCTTTTTATCCATTCGATTTGATATCACTGAAGAAGTGGAAGCCTTAGAAAACACCAACAGGATGCTTCATTTTACTGGAATCCAAAACAGTCGTCTCCAAAATTTTGCATATATAGTTTCCCATAATATCCGACAACACTCTTCTAACTTTACATCCCTAATTGATCTCCTCGAAGAAAACCCAAGCGAAGAAGAAAGAAAAAACATTGTGAACATGTTGCACGCATCTTCAGAAAAACTAAACGAAACAATTACACATTTAAATGATATCATATCCATCAATCAGATGTTAAATAAACCCATGGAAACATGTACGATTGAAGAGGAAGTTCAAAAAACATTGAATATACTCAAGGGTTCAATCGAATCTAGAAACATTCAAATATCTGTGGAAATCGAAGAAAATTTAGAACTAACGATCATTCCTGCGTATTTAGAAAGTATTCTCCTCAATTTGGTCTCCAATGCAATTAAGTATGTAAGATTAAAAGACGGTGCTTTCATTCGCATTTATGCAAAAAAGATAGATGGACAGGTACATCTGCGAGTGGAAGACAATGGGCTTGGAATCAATTTAGAAAAACACGGAAATAAGATTTTTGGTATGTTTAAGACCTTCCATAAAAATGAAGATGCTCGTGGAATAGGACTTTTTATCACCAAATCCCAAGTAGAAGTTCTTGGAGGAACCATATCCGTAGAGAGTGAGGAAGGAAAAGGGTCTACGTTCACCGTGTCAATCCCAGAGAATCCAAACAAAGCCATCCATATTTAA